A genome region from Candidatus Zixiibacteriota bacterium includes the following:
- a CDS encoding transglutaminase domain-containing protein codes for MRLRVILALLTALPAIFAMQTVAAPGDTLRSIATPSGYTQGLAFDGKHLWSCDRRNDQLYQIDPKDGHVVDSLSTPGYAPTAIAWDGKRIWCADAETSLLYAVNPTTRLTEWTISSPVEQPEGLAWDGAYLWVADMAADKLHKIDPSDGTTIVSIPSPTANSSDLTFYSRYLWAVDHFRDEIYMLTPDRGDVVITLSSPGKYPSGLAFDRKNLWVVDYQSDRIHQLVVDDGVPFARRESRKASIEFVHQVRNFGPDSVTTLHTYLAIPHDLDFQQLLGKIQYDPQPTDIVKDKWGQEVARFDFANLGAGAQPSVTMRVNAELFRVRYFVFPDKVGKLEDIPADIRSKYLADDIKFSDTSLTIQEALKAAVGSETNPYWIGRRIFNYLIEHLEYERVGGWNTAPAVLERGNGSCSEYSFVYIAMCRAAGLPARYVGSVVHRGEDACWDDVFHRWVEIYLPKYGWIPVDPSGGDSPWPQARANSFGYLDNRFLITTIGGGGSEFLEWSYNANERWVSKGKCKIVVESFAEWTPGETTK; via the coding sequence ATGCGCCTTCGAGTGATTCTTGCGCTCCTGACAGCACTACCGGCAATATTCGCGATGCAGACAGTCGCCGCTCCGGGAGATACCCTCAGGTCGATTGCGACTCCTTCCGGCTACACACAGGGGCTGGCCTTCGACGGCAAGCACCTCTGGTCTTGTGACCGCCGCAACGATCAGCTCTATCAAATCGATCCGAAAGACGGCCACGTAGTCGATTCGCTGTCGACACCGGGCTATGCCCCAACCGCCATTGCATGGGACGGGAAACGGATCTGGTGCGCCGATGCCGAGACATCACTGCTCTACGCAGTCAATCCAACGACGCGTTTGACCGAATGGACCATCAGCTCTCCGGTGGAACAGCCGGAAGGGCTTGCCTGGGACGGCGCCTATCTGTGGGTCGCTGATATGGCCGCTGACAAGCTCCATAAGATCGACCCGTCCGACGGCACTACCATTGTCTCCATCCCCTCTCCAACTGCGAACAGTTCCGATCTGACTTTCTACTCACGTTATCTCTGGGCGGTCGATCACTTTCGTGACGAGATCTATATGCTTACGCCGGACCGGGGCGACGTTGTGATCACACTTTCTTCACCCGGCAAATACCCAAGCGGGCTCGCTTTCGACCGCAAGAACCTGTGGGTGGTCGACTATCAGTCAGATCGTATCCACCAACTGGTGGTCGACGACGGCGTCCCGTTCGCCAGGCGGGAAAGCCGCAAAGCGTCAATCGAATTCGTGCATCAGGTACGAAATTTCGGACCGGACAGTGTCACCACCCTGCACACGTATCTGGCGATACCACACGACCTTGATTTTCAACAGTTGCTCGGAAAGATCCAATATGACCCCCAGCCGACTGATATAGTGAAAGACAAATGGGGACAGGAGGTGGCGCGCTTTGATTTCGCAAATCTCGGCGCCGGTGCCCAGCCGTCAGTGACCATGAGGGTCAATGCCGAGCTCTTCCGTGTCCGCTATTTTGTTTTTCCCGACAAAGTGGGAAAACTCGAAGATATCCCCGCCGATATCCGCTCGAAATACCTGGCCGATGACATCAAATTCTCCGATACGAGCCTCACCATTCAGGAGGCGCTCAAAGCGGCAGTCGGCAGCGAGACCAATCCGTATTGGATCGGTCGCCGCATCTTCAACTATCTCATCGAGCATCTCGAATACGAGCGTGTGGGAGGCTGGAACACCGCCCCCGCCGTTCTCGAAAGAGGCAACGGCTCGTGCAGTGAATACAGTTTCGTGTATATCGCCATGTGTCGCGCCGCCGGATTGCCTGCCCGATATGTCGGCTCGGTGGTACACCGGGGCGAAGATGCCTGCTGGGACGACGTCTTCCATCGCTGGGTCGAGATATATCTGCCGAAATACGGTTGGATCCCGGTAGATCCGTCGGGCGGCGATTCTCCGTGGCCGCAAGCCCGCGCCAACAGCTTCGGTTATCTCGACAACCGCTTTCTGATCACCACCATCGGTGGAGGCGGTTCCGAGTTCCTCGAATGGAGCTACAACGCCAACGAACGTTGGGTCTCCAAAGGGAAATGCAAGATTGTCGTAGAGTCATTCGCCGAGTGGACACCGGGAGAGACGACCAAATAA
- a CDS encoding flavodoxin family protein, translating to MIKLLVVSGSPVVGSSTDILLHEIEGAIVGNLPSDRIESTFVKLNDMKFIPCQACGKAPTPDWCFFHDDLDKVYSLVAECDCLLFGSPIYFDSVSAQAKAFMDRCNCFRPVDFDDTQPNHHFVKRLKRKRPGAIVLVGGANQWMEGARRSIAGFFKWIEVTNEGVVTYATTDDNRIGTVKEDREALNRAQETGKHLASLLAKTHEA from the coding sequence TTGATTAAACTGCTCGTTGTCTCGGGATCGCCGGTTGTCGGTAGTTCAACCGACATCCTGCTTCACGAAATCGAAGGTGCCATTGTGGGGAACCTGCCGTCGGACCGAATTGAGTCGACTTTCGTGAAACTAAACGATATGAAGTTCATCCCGTGCCAGGCGTGCGGCAAAGCGCCAACTCCGGACTGGTGCTTCTTTCACGACGATCTCGATAAAGTGTACAGTCTCGTTGCCGAGTGTGACTGCCTGCTGTTCGGCTCCCCGATCTATTTCGATTCGGTCTCGGCTCAGGCGAAAGCGTTTATGGATCGCTGCAACTGTTTCCGGCCGGTCGATTTCGATGACACCCAGCCCAACCACCATTTCGTCAAGCGCCTTAAGCGAAAACGCCCCGGCGCGATAGTGCTGGTGGGTGGAGCGAATCAGTGGATGGAGGGCGCGCGTCGTTCCATTGCCGGTTTCTTCAAATGGATCGAGGTAACCAACGAGGGCGTGGTTACGTATGCAACAACCGATGACAACCGTATCGGTACCGTGAAAGAGGACCGCGAGGCACTCAACCGGGCACAGGAGACAGGAAAACATCTCGCCTCATTGCTGGCAAAGACACATGAAGCATGA
- a CDS encoding ABC-F family ATP-binding cassette domain-containing protein, translated as MTLLAAEYISKKFKDQVLMGRVSFTVQDSDRIGLVGKNGSGKTTLLEILAAKQEPDSGVITRSRACRIDYVEQEKTEYLDQTLHEFVSAARQDLLDMQREIRELEQHLAHFPHDGESLTRLGTIQHTFESARGHLFENEVRIILEGLGFAPVRHHDPLRNLSGGEKNRAGLARLLAGNGNLLLLDEPTNHLDIESTTWLENYLKQLNKAYIIVSHDRTFLTTTVDRVWEVGFGTLEFYYNGFERYLSERHERRAQQAHKYAYQQEEIKRLEEFVRRNMAGQKTKQAQSKLKYLARIKRIEAPRSDGRGPLIKVSSSGRSFNHVLAADSISLGYGSRTVVEDITFDLYRGDKVGLIGRNGSGKSTILKALLGELEPMAGTLRLGSNVDVAYFDQELSDLNYEATVLDNLWELDPSAEVGKIRSALARFGFTGEDVLKAVAALSGGEKTKLCLARLLYRPANFVILDEPTNHLDIDAREALETALGNYDGTCLIVSHDRFFLDRVTSRILHVNDGSVTPYNGNYSYFAEKTKPIEPAAAPKTKDSSKKRAFDDFREQSKRKARHKKQLLSSKSKLADLEKELEQLESGIARDIPRHDWEALQRASERKKEVEKEILDLYAALEELEGMSFD; from the coding sequence ATGACGCTCCTCGCCGCCGAATATATCAGCAAGAAATTCAAGGATCAGGTCCTGATGGGCAGGGTCTCATTCACCGTTCAGGACAGTGACCGAATCGGACTGGTGGGGAAGAACGGCTCGGGCAAAACCACCCTCCTGGAGATCCTCGCCGCCAAACAGGAGCCGGACAGCGGTGTCATCACCCGCTCGCGTGCCTGCCGGATCGATTATGTGGAACAGGAAAAAACGGAATACCTTGACCAGACTCTCCACGAGTTCGTCTCGGCCGCGCGACAGGACCTCCTCGATATGCAGCGAGAGATACGGGAACTTGAGCAGCATCTGGCTCATTTCCCTCATGACGGCGAAAGCCTGACCAGACTCGGAACGATTCAGCACACGTTCGAGTCCGCGCGAGGGCACCTGTTCGAAAACGAGGTGCGCATTATTCTCGAAGGGCTCGGTTTTGCGCCCGTTCGCCATCACGATCCGCTCCGCAACCTCTCTGGCGGCGAGAAGAATCGCGCCGGGCTGGCCCGCCTGTTGGCCGGTAACGGGAACCTTTTGCTCCTCGATGAGCCCACTAACCACCTCGATATCGAATCCACCACCTGGCTCGAGAATTATCTCAAGCAGCTCAATAAAGCGTATATCATTGTGTCACACGACCGCACCTTTTTGACCACCACGGTCGACCGTGTGTGGGAGGTGGGATTCGGCACGCTCGAGTTCTACTACAACGGCTTTGAGAGATATCTGAGTGAACGCCACGAGCGACGGGCGCAGCAGGCGCACAAGTACGCCTATCAGCAGGAGGAGATCAAGCGACTGGAGGAGTTCGTGCGCCGCAACATGGCGGGCCAGAAGACCAAACAGGCGCAATCCAAACTGAAATATCTCGCCCGCATCAAACGTATCGAGGCGCCCCGGTCCGATGGTCGCGGACCCCTGATCAAGGTCAGTTCATCGGGTCGCTCGTTTAATCATGTGCTTGCCGCCGACAGTATATCTCTCGGCTACGGATCGAGGACGGTCGTGGAAGATATCACGTTCGATCTGTACCGCGGTGACAAGGTTGGTTTGATCGGACGTAACGGCTCCGGTAAATCCACCATCCTCAAAGCATTGCTCGGCGAACTCGAACCGATGGCCGGCACGCTTCGACTCGGGAGCAACGTCGATGTCGCCTATTTCGATCAGGAGCTATCGGACCTGAACTACGAGGCCACGGTTTTGGACAATCTGTGGGAGTTGGATCCATCGGCCGAGGTCGGCAAGATCCGCTCCGCGCTGGCGCGCTTTGGATTCACGGGCGAGGACGTCCTCAAAGCTGTCGCTGCTCTCTCGGGTGGCGAGAAGACCAAACTTTGCCTGGCGCGGCTCTTATACCGCCCAGCCAACTTTGTCATTCTCGACGAACCCACCAACCATCTGGATATAGACGCCCGCGAGGCGCTTGAAACTGCGCTGGGCAACTATGACGGCACCTGTTTGATTGTGAGCCACGATCGGTTCTTTCTTGACCGGGTGACCAGTCGCATACTCCATGTCAACGACGGTAGTGTGACACCGTACAACGGCAATTACAGTTATTTCGCGGAGAAGACAAAGCCAATCGAACCAGCCGCCGCTCCTAAGACTAAAGACAGTTCGAAGAAACGGGCGTTTGATGATTTCCGTGAGCAGTCCAAACGAAAGGCCCGACATAAAAAGCAACTCCTGTCGAGCAAGTCGAAACTCGCCGACCTGGAGAAAGAACTCGAACAACTGGAAAGCGGAATCGCGCGCGATATCCCTCGCCACGACTGGGAAGCTCTCCAACGGGCCTCCGAGCGCAAGAAGGAAGTCGAGAAGGAAATTCTCGATCTGTACGCCGCACTCGAAGAACTGGAGGGGATGAGCTTTGATTAA
- the prmC gene encoding peptide chain release factor N(5)-glutamine methyltransferase, with translation MNVLLLRFITEKARVLEAVGIKAGKAEVELILCYLLNCDRLQLFLNGYSALTDDLLERFDAILERRATRYPLQYILGESWFYGRRFSVNPAVMVPTPETELLCEAAIGYARRQKYIRPRILDIGVGSGVISVTLANELPNCSVVALDLSPDAIAVARQNALMLGGSDRIEFRHSDFFAAVHADERFDLILSNPPYISDEEYKHLPPEVMADPKLALTSGEEGLNAVKQILKEAPLFLAGHGRLMFEIGYNQAERVAQLTEQDSRFKSIVILKDLNDIDRVVMLSCDE, from the coding sequence GTGAACGTCCTGCTCCTCCGATTCATCACCGAAAAGGCTCGTGTGCTGGAAGCCGTCGGTATCAAGGCAGGTAAAGCCGAAGTCGAACTGATATTGTGCTACTTGCTGAACTGCGACCGGCTTCAGCTTTTTCTCAATGGCTACTCCGCTCTCACCGATGACCTGCTTGAGCGCTTCGACGCCATATTAGAACGCCGGGCGACCCGCTACCCCCTTCAGTATATCTTGGGTGAATCCTGGTTCTACGGGAGGCGCTTCAGCGTCAATCCCGCGGTGATGGTTCCCACACCTGAGACGGAGCTTCTGTGCGAGGCGGCGATCGGTTATGCCCGACGACAGAAGTACATACGCCCTCGCATTCTTGATATCGGCGTAGGTTCAGGAGTGATCTCCGTGACTCTGGCGAACGAACTGCCGAATTGCTCTGTTGTGGCCCTTGATCTCTCGCCCGATGCCATTGCCGTCGCGAGACAGAACGCCCTCATGCTTGGCGGTTCGGACCGGATCGAATTCCGCCATTCCGACTTCTTTGCCGCCGTGCATGCTGACGAACGATTTGATCTCATCCTTTCCAATCCCCCGTATATCTCCGATGAAGAGTACAAGCATTTGCCCCCCGAAGTGATGGCGGACCCCAAGCTCGCGCTGACCTCCGGCGAAGAGGGGCTCAATGCCGTGAAGCAGATCCTGAAGGAAGCGCCCCTCTTTCTTGCCGGGCATGGCCGCCTCATGTTCGAAATAGGATACAACCAGGCTGAGCGGGTGGCGCAATTGACCGAGCAAGATTCTCGCTTCAAATCGATCGTGATTCTCAAAGACCTCAACGATATTGACCGCGTGGTCATGCTATCATGTGATGAGTGA
- a CDS encoding class I SAM-dependent methyltransferase has protein sequence MKHDTVNYYRARAAEYEQIYYREVPERRQELADEVIRLRSLASGKTVLELACGTGYWTQVLSETARQVTAIDISPEMLSEAKKKPLGCPVEFVQGDMFSRQWPDHAFDLIAVGFWFSHQPRQEYDKLFDLYAHCVTDNGLIWMIDNNPPAEGSGHQTIGTDEFGNNYKQRFLDNGERYVILKNYFSEQDLLSLFSRRFRIIRMIYKTYYWSVQLAR, from the coding sequence ATGAAGCATGACACCGTGAATTATTACCGTGCTCGGGCTGCCGAATACGAGCAGATATATTACCGCGAAGTCCCCGAGCGTCGCCAGGAATTGGCCGACGAAGTCATCCGCCTCCGTTCCCTTGCCTCCGGCAAGACCGTGCTCGAGCTCGCCTGTGGTACCGGCTATTGGACTCAGGTGCTGTCCGAAACCGCTCGGCAGGTCACCGCCATCGACATTTCGCCGGAAATGCTGTCCGAAGCAAAGAAGAAACCGCTTGGCTGTCCGGTCGAGTTTGTCCAGGGGGATATGTTCTCACGCCAGTGGCCAGACCACGCCTTTGACCTGATCGCCGTGGGGTTCTGGTTCTCGCATCAGCCGCGACAGGAATATGACAAGCTCTTTGATCTATACGCTCATTGTGTAACCGATAACGGCTTGATCTGGATGATCGACAACAACCCTCCGGCCGAGGGGTCGGGCCACCAAACGATCGGCACAGACGAATTCGGAAACAACTACAAGCAGCGCTTCCTCGACAATGGTGAGCGATATGTCATACTCAAAAACTACTTCTCAGAACAAGATTTACTCTCGCTGTTTTCTCGTCGCTTCCGGATCATCCGGATGATTTACAAAACATACTATTGGTCGGTTCAATTGGCTCGATAA
- a CDS encoding YdeI/OmpD-associated family protein, whose amino-acid sequence MTDQYYAKSRAAWRSWLKHHHCTKEGVWLVFYKRHTDTPCVTYAEAVEEALCFGWIDSILKRVDNEKYIQRFTPRRPGSKWSLLNKSRAHKMIAEKKMTPAGLRVLGNALDSDATTAVPLYRTVGDTGPDDLKAALKRNKTAWRNWQSFAPGYRRRYVVWIISAKRPETRSGRIAEAVSLIARNVKGLMK is encoded by the coding sequence ATGACCGATCAATATTACGCCAAATCCCGTGCTGCCTGGCGATCCTGGCTCAAGCACCACCACTGCACAAAAGAGGGTGTCTGGCTCGTTTTCTATAAGCGACACACCGATACACCTTGCGTCACCTATGCCGAAGCGGTCGAAGAAGCCCTCTGCTTTGGCTGGATCGATTCTATTCTGAAACGTGTGGATAACGAAAAGTACATCCAACGATTTACCCCGCGCCGCCCCGGCAGCAAATGGTCTCTGCTGAACAAAAGCCGCGCCCACAAAATGATCGCCGAAAAGAAAATGACACCCGCTGGTCTGAGGGTGCTTGGGAATGCCCTTGATTCCGATGCGACGACGGCTGTCCCCTTGTATCGCACCGTGGGGGACACAGGGCCCGACGATCTCAAAGCCGCGTTAAAACGGAACAAAACTGCCTGGCGCAACTGGCAGTCTTTCGCACCGGGATACCGCCGCCGCTACGTCGTTTGGATCATCAGCGCCAAGCGACCGGAAACGCGCAGCGGCCGCATCGCCGAAGCTGTCTCCCTCATTGCACGCAATGTCAAGGGCCTGATGAAGTGA
- the fbaA gene encoding class II fructose-bisphosphate aldolase yields MPVVTPEIYAKMLDAAQAGGYAYPAINVTSTETCNAALKGFADVGSDGIIQVSTGGGEFASGTAVKDTVMGAITLAEHVHRMAAKYNIYVALHTDHCAPEKLDKFMVPLIKETARRRAAGQGNLFQSHMFDGSSWPTKENLAKSVELLKMCKENQIILEVEIGVVGGEEDGVDTSGAPKAKLYTTPEDMVEVYKALSPIGGRYMLAATFGNVHGIYKPGNVVLKPKILKEGQDAVVKQFGPKAYFDLVFHGGSGSELSDIHETLEYGVVKMNIDTDTQYWFTEAIVKHVDENRKVLLHTKDEVADKKKFDPRSYLKEAEKNMAKRVSQGCKDLKSDGKTLYKG; encoded by the coding sequence ATGCCAGTTGTCACACCCGAGATTTATGCGAAGATGCTCGATGCCGCTCAGGCCGGAGGCTACGCCTACCCGGCCATCAATGTAACCTCGACCGAGACCTGCAACGCTGCGTTGAAGGGATTCGCCGATGTAGGCTCCGATGGAATTATTCAGGTCTCGACCGGCGGTGGCGAGTTCGCATCCGGCACCGCGGTAAAGGATACGGTAATGGGAGCGATTACGCTCGCCGAGCATGTGCATCGGATGGCGGCAAAGTACAATATCTATGTAGCCTTGCATACCGACCACTGCGCACCGGAGAAACTGGACAAGTTCATGGTGCCGTTGATTAAGGAGACCGCACGCCGCCGCGCGGCAGGGCAGGGGAACCTGTTCCAGTCGCATATGTTCGACGGCAGTTCCTGGCCGACCAAAGAGAATCTGGCCAAGTCGGTCGAGCTGCTCAAGATGTGTAAAGAGAACCAGATTATTCTCGAAGTGGAGATCGGCGTGGTCGGCGGTGAGGAAGACGGTGTGGACACGTCGGGCGCTCCAAAAGCCAAACTGTACACGACGCCGGAGGATATGGTTGAAGTGTACAAAGCGCTCAGCCCGATAGGAGGGCGGTATATGCTGGCGGCGACATTCGGCAACGTGCATGGCATTTACAAACCAGGGAACGTAGTGCTCAAGCCAAAGATTCTGAAAGAGGGGCAGGATGCGGTAGTGAAGCAGTTCGGGCCGAAGGCATACTTTGACCTGGTATTTCACGGCGGTTCAGGTTCCGAGCTTTCGGACATTCATGAGACGTTGGAGTACGGCGTGGTGAAGATGAACATCGACACCGATACGCAATACTGGTTCACCGAGGCAATAGTGAAGCATGTGGACGAGAACCGGAAGGTCCTGCTTCATACCAAGGATGAGGTGGCTGACAAGAAGAAGTTCGACCCGAGGTCGTATCTGAAAGAAGCTGAAAAGAACATGGCGAAGAGAGTGTCACAAGGGTGCAAGGACCTGAAGTCTGACGGGAAGACGCTGTACAAGGGGTAG
- the prfA gene encoding peptide chain release factor 1 gives MLDIVEKLEQRLIALDEAMADPANVNDRRKLIELNRERRGIVSILDVGRRYRKVKTALDEAREILKTSSDDELLAMAREELVQYETQSNELENEFKLKLLPRDPEDAKAAIVEIRAGTGGDEAGLFAADIYRMYQRYADGKNWKMEILSSSESGLGGFKEIIFSLDGENAYGTMKYESGVHRVQRVPATETQGRIHTSAVTVAVFPEAEEIDIEIKENEIKVDVYRSSGPGGQSVNTTDSAVRITHHPTGLVVTCQDEKSQLKNKVKALKVLRARLYDRMMAEREAKIAAERRSMVSTGDRSAKIRTYNFPQSRVTDHRINLTIYQLPDILNGNLDPLIEPLQQHDQEERLKLEAHV, from the coding sequence ATGCTTGATATAGTTGAAAAACTGGAACAGCGTCTGATCGCGCTTGATGAGGCGATGGCTGACCCGGCCAATGTCAACGACCGGCGCAAGCTGATTGAGCTCAATCGCGAACGGAGGGGTATCGTCTCGATTCTGGACGTCGGTCGGCGTTACCGCAAAGTGAAGACCGCGCTCGACGAAGCCCGCGAGATACTCAAGACCAGCAGCGACGACGAACTGTTGGCCATGGCTCGTGAGGAGTTGGTGCAGTACGAAACGCAGAGCAACGAACTCGAGAACGAGTTCAAGCTGAAACTTCTCCCTCGAGACCCCGAAGACGCCAAGGCCGCTATAGTTGAAATTCGTGCCGGTACCGGCGGTGATGAAGCCGGCCTGTTCGCAGCCGACATCTACCGGATGTACCAGCGCTACGCCGACGGCAAGAACTGGAAGATGGAAATCCTCAGCTCCAGCGAATCCGGATTGGGGGGATTCAAGGAAATCATCTTCTCGCTCGATGGCGAAAACGCCTACGGTACCATGAAGTACGAATCCGGTGTTCATCGTGTCCAACGCGTACCGGCCACCGAAACACAGGGGCGGATTCACACCTCGGCCGTGACTGTGGCCGTCTTCCCCGAAGCCGAGGAAATCGATATCGAAATCAAAGAAAACGAAATCAAAGTCGATGTCTACCGCTCGTCGGGACCGGGCGGGCAATCCGTCAACACTACCGATTCCGCAGTCCGTATAACGCACCATCCTACCGGACTCGTGGTCACTTGCCAGGATGAGAAATCGCAGTTGAAGAATAAGGTCAAGGCGCTAAAAGTGCTGCGAGCCCGTCTGTACGACCGCATGATGGCCGAGCGTGAGGCAAAGATCGCCGCCGAGCGTCGCTCCATGGTCTCCACGGGTGACCGCTCCGCCAAGATTCGCACGTACAACTTCCCTCAAAGTCGCGTCACCGACCATCGCATCAATCTGACCATCTACCAACTTCCGGATATTCTCAACGGCAATCTCGATCCGTTGATCGAACCGCTTCAGCAGCACGATCAGGAGGAGCGGCTCAAATTGGAAGCTCACGTCTGA
- a CDS encoding DUF1385 domain-containing protein, translating into MPDLNVGGQAVIEGVMMRSKDRVATAVRIPSGEIIVKTEPFVSVTSRNKSLGLPIVRGAIAFFEMLVLGIRTLNFSADIAVKEIEKEEARLKGEVYREATKKSNPLYLTFTAIAALGIGIAVFFFLPLAIANLLGIQTDALGFNLLAGAIRLSMFVIYVWLISLFKEFNRIFQYHGAEHKSIYAYEVGDELTPERAATHTRFHPRCGTSFILIVALSAIAVYAISDTLFAVITGHPPQLLVRFAVHLSLLPLVSGGSYELLKLSGRTRDNTITKVLIRPGLWLQKITTKEPSLDQLEVAIAAMEAALGVSESRVTSKVTAHS; encoded by the coding sequence ATGCCCGATCTTAATGTCGGCGGACAAGCCGTTATTGAGGGCGTCATGATGCGGTCCAAAGATCGCGTCGCGACCGCCGTCCGTATTCCCAGCGGTGAAATCATAGTCAAGACAGAGCCGTTCGTTTCGGTGACCAGCCGAAACAAGTCGCTCGGCCTGCCCATCGTTCGGGGCGCCATTGCCTTCTTCGAGATGCTGGTGCTGGGGATCAGAACGCTGAACTTCTCGGCCGATATCGCTGTCAAAGAGATCGAAAAAGAAGAAGCCAGACTGAAAGGGGAAGTGTACCGGGAAGCCACCAAGAAGTCCAATCCCCTCTACCTTACCTTCACGGCCATTGCCGCCTTGGGAATCGGCATCGCGGTGTTCTTCTTTCTGCCGCTGGCGATCGCCAATCTGCTCGGGATTCAGACGGACGCACTTGGGTTTAATCTCTTGGCCGGTGCCATTCGGCTGAGCATGTTCGTCATATATGTCTGGCTCATTTCGCTGTTCAAGGAGTTCAATCGGATATTCCAGTATCACGGCGCCGAACACAAATCGATATATGCCTATGAAGTGGGCGATGAACTAACTCCGGAGCGGGCCGCAACTCACACCCGTTTTCATCCGCGCTGTGGGACATCGTTTATTCTGATTGTCGCTTTGTCGGCCATCGCAGTGTACGCCATATCGGATACACTCTTTGCCGTGATCACCGGTCATCCCCCGCAACTACTGGTGAGGTTCGCTGTCCACCTCAGCCTGCTGCCGCTGGTGTCGGGCGGCTCGTACGAACTGCTCAAACTCTCCGGCCGGACTCGCGACAATACTATCACCAAAGTGCTTATCCGCCCCGGCCTCTGGCTGCAGAAAATCACCACCAAAGAGCCCTCGCTCGACCAGCTTGAGGTGGCGATAGCCGCCATGGAAGCGGCGCTCGGTGTCTCCGAATCCCGCGTGACCTCCAAGGTTACCGCCCACTCGTAG
- the nth gene encoding endonuclease III: MPAESLADLKKRAVKIVALLKKQYPDAKCSLDFGTPHQLMVATILSAQCTDERVNMVTPDLFEKYQTVENFAGAELADLEQMVYTTGFFKNKAKAIKESAQQLIERHGGVMPRTIDELTKLKGVGRKTASVILGAGFGLAEGIVVDTHVGRISRLLGFTRKNDPAKIERELMKIIAAEDWIAYSHLLIYHGRATCKARTPDCPNCVLKKLCPSAKL; this comes from the coding sequence ATGCCTGCTGAATCCCTCGCCGATCTGAAAAAACGCGCCGTTAAGATCGTGGCACTGTTGAAAAAGCAGTATCCTGACGCCAAGTGCTCGCTGGATTTTGGCACACCGCATCAATTGATGGTCGCCACCATTCTGTCGGCACAATGTACCGACGAGCGAGTCAATATGGTCACTCCCGACCTTTTTGAAAAGTACCAGACAGTCGAGAATTTCGCCGGCGCCGAACTTGCCGACCTGGAGCAGATGGTCTACACCACCGGCTTTTTCAAGAACAAGGCCAAAGCTATCAAAGAATCGGCGCAGCAACTTATCGAGCGACATGGTGGCGTTATGCCACGCACGATTGATGAGTTGACCAAATTAAAAGGCGTCGGCCGCAAGACTGCCTCGGTGATTCTTGGCGCCGGATTTGGCTTGGCCGAGGGAATCGTGGTGGATACGCACGTCGGCCGCATCAGCCGCCTGCTCGGATTCACGCGCAAGAATGACCCTGCCAAAATCGAACGCGAACTTATGAAGATAATCGCGGCTGAGGATTGGATCGCCTACTCACATCTACTGATCTACCACGGTCGCGCCACCTGTAAAGCCCGCACACCGGACTGCCCCAACTGTGTATTGAAAAAGTTGTGCCCGAGCGCCAAACTATGA
- the rpmE gene encoding 50S ribosomal protein L31: MKPGIHPDYKELTITCACGATYPTRSTRKAISVEICANCHPYFTGKQKLLDTAGRVERFRRKYGQTPKK; this comes from the coding sequence ATGAAACCCGGCATCCACCCCGATTACAAGGAACTCACGATCACGTGCGCCTGCGGAGCGACCTACCCCACGCGCTCCACGCGGAAGGCGATAAGTGTCGAGATCTGCGCCAATTGCCACCCGTATTTTACGGGCAAGCAGAAGCTCCTAGATACGGCCGGCCGTGTCGAGCGGTTCCGCCGCAAATACGGTCAGACCCCAAAGAAATAG